The genome window AGCCCACCCGACCGAGCAACCCTCGAGAAAATACTTGCGATGCTGGAAAGTCCTCCCGCCGACCTGGTCCGCAAAGACAAGCGTTTCGAGGAACTAAAGCTGAAGGCGACAGACTACACCAGCAAAGAGCAGGTCACCGCGCTGCTGATCAAGCATCCCGAGCTCATGCAGCGGCCGATCGTCGTCCGAGGTAACCGCGCGGTGATCGCGAGACCACCCGATAAACTCGACGCGCTCTTCTGAGCGGAAAAGACTTGGCTCCCGGCCACACCGGAGGGCGGGAACCTGAATTGGTGCGGTGGCAAATCGTGCGGTGGGTTCAGGCGACTTTCTGGACTCTGCCCGCGCGGATGCATCGAGTGCAGACGCGGATTCGCTTGACGCCACCACCGATATGGGCGCGGACTTCTTGCAGATTCGGCTCCCAACGCCGCTTCGATTTGTTGTTGGCGTGGCTCACGTTGTTGCCAACCGACGGTGCCTTGCCGCAAAGTGCACAGCTTCTCATATTTAGATGTCTTCGCTTCCTTAAGTCTGAACCGCCTAGGGTAGCCCGACCTGAGCGCGCGTGAAAGAGGGCTCGAAGCGCGCTCGTAGCAAGACCACTCCGGAGGGATCGGCCGTCAACCGGGCCACCGCATCGCATCCGCACTTCATACTCATGAGCCAGGCCGCCTTGCTCAGTGCATTCGCATAGGCATCGAGGGACGTCTTGAGACCGTCGGCGGCCTTCTTATCCTGGATGGTCAGGTCCTTGCCACCCACGCTCACATCTTGGGGCGTCGTCCCGGTCACGCCGGTAACCATCTCGGTCACCATCGCGACGAACGCCGTCTGATCCAGCCCGGGCACATCGCTGGTCAAGACCTTTCGATACGCGTAGTCGGTTCGATGGTCAGCTTCGACCGCGAGGGCCCTGCTGATAGCGTCGGCTCGGCTAGTTTGCGCCTCTGGCGCGGCCTGGTACTGGGCGAGCATCAGGGTTGCCGCGTGCGAGTCGCCGCCTGCCATCGCACCCAGCGTCCGGCCGAGAAGGCCCTCAGCCTTCGCGCGTTTGAGCTTCACCTGTGCATCAGCCATCAGCTGTCGCACTTGAGGATTGTCCACTCCCGCCGCCTTGAACACGGCGAGCGCCGTATCCGCATCGCCGCGGTCGACCAGCGCCTTCGCGCAGGTCAGCATGTTGA of Candidatus Binataceae bacterium contains these proteins:
- the rpmB gene encoding 50S ribosomal protein L28, coding for MRSCALCGKAPSVGNNVSHANNKSKRRWEPNLQEVRAHIGGGVKRIRVCTRCIRAGRVQKVA
- a CDS encoding ArsC/Spx/MgsR family protein, translated to MLESPPADLVRKDKRFEELKLKATDYTSKEQVTALLIKHPELMQRPIVVRGNRAVIARPPDKLDALF